The window CCATTCCATGACGAAACAACCCAACCAGACATAATTAAAAAATTTACCCCGAAATTTCTTACAAATAATTAGAAAATTCGGAACATTAATTTTCACATTAAATAGTCACGCCAATGAAACCGGGCGCTCACGAACCCGGTAACGTCGTATGACATGGAATAAATCACCGTCCTGATCCGTTTAAGACTGGCACGCACGCAAACCGGCAGCGCGGGCATGACCCGCGCTGCACAAACTCGAAACCGTACGCGGTCAAACCAGGAGCCCACATCATGCGCAAGACACTCTTCGGCGTCGCCCTTGTCAGCCTCTTTGCCCTGCAACCCAGCGCGTTCGCCGAGGCGCCCAAGGCGGTCGACGGCCGCTTCGTCACCGCCGACGGCATGACGCTCTATACCTTCGACAAAGACACCACGCCCGGCGTCAGCGCCTGCACCGGGGGCTGCATGAGTTACTGGCCCGCCGCGGTGGCCGGCTCGATGGATAAGCCGTCGGGCGACTGGACGCTGATCCCCGCAGCGGACGGCAAACAGCAGTGGGCGTACAAGGGCTATCCGCTGTACCGCTACGCGGCGGACAAGCAGTCCGGCGATGAAAAGGGAAATGGGTTCAAGGACATGTGGCACACCGCCAAGCCCTGAACGGCCGCCGCGCGATAAGCGCACCGGTGAAACGCACGCTCAAACGAAAAAACGCCGGCATCGAGCCGGCGTCGCATGACAAATCAGACGGAAGACCTTCTCCCGCGTTACTCGTCTTTAGGACACTGCAGGTTACAGCCGTTCGGGTCGCCATTGTCGCCGCGCTTGCGCATGGCCGACTTCTTGTTCGACTGATACTTGTCCGACGGCGCCGACGCAGCGAACGGCATTTGCGGATGCTCGGCAAGACGGAACTGGTCATTCAGGATCCCGCCCGGCACGCCGGGCGAATTCTGGGCGAACGCGACCGGAGCAGTGGCGAGAACCATACCGGTTGCAGCAACTGCAACCCATGCGTGAAGAAGAGCTTTCATAGCGATTGAGCGCGACGACTCGCGCGATTGAGGCGAAAACGAAAGCTTAGAGCGTATCGCAAACCGGCGCCATGCGCAGCGCCGAACCCACGTAGATGGTTACGGCTGCTTACGCCGCCACGCCGAGGCCGACTTCGAGGTCGACCAGCGTGCCACATTCCTGCGGATCGTAGCCTTCGAGCTGATCGACGCTATGCCGGAACGCGGCGCCGCGCAGCAACTCGATCACCGTCGCGAGCGGCGCGCGTTCCAGACGGCTGCGGTCGCAGGCGAAGTAATAGTCTTCGTCGACGATCGGAATGAAGTCGAGCCCGAAGTGATGCGCCGCCGGCTCCACACCGAAGCCCACGTCCGCCATGCCGCTCGCCACGAACGCCGCGATCGCCGAATGCGTCAGCTCGGTCGACGCATAGCCATTCACCCGATCCGGATCGACACCGACTTTGCGCAACGCGAGATCGAGCAGCATGCGCGTGCCCGAGCCCGGCTGACGGTTGACGAAGCGAATGTCGTCACGCGCCAGATCGCCGAGACCGCCAATGCCTCGCGGGTTGCCCTTGCCGAGAAACAGTCCCTGCTTGCGCCGCGTCAGATGCACGAGCACATGGCGCTGCGGATCGAGCCAGCGCCGGTAGGTATCGGCGCACGCCGCGCGAAATTCGCCG is drawn from Burkholderia sp. 9120 and contains these coding sequences:
- a CDS encoding substrate-binding domain-containing protein; protein product: MIRIECQAELVVKGADGREASLSDVVPLLALVDESGSIAQAATLKGLSYRHAWGLLRSIEERLGGPLIAKERGRGSVLSELGQAVLRAQRLCGERLDGNMQALASEVASDLNRWLAPPADDVRIFASHGYAVAALVTSLVAHDLPVDIKYRDSADAVSALARGECDLAGFHLPRGEFRAACADTYRRWLDPQRHVLVHLTRRKQGLFLGKGNPRGIGGLGDLARDDIRFVNRQPGSGTRMLLDLALRKVGVDPDRVNGYASTELTHSAIAAFVASGMADVGFGVEPAAHHFGLDFIPIVDEDYYFACDRSRLERAPLATVIELLRGAAFRHSVDQLEGYDPQECGTLVDLEVGLGVAA